One Myxococcus guangdongensis DNA segment encodes these proteins:
- a CDS encoding DEAD/DEAH box helicase yields MATPESQAPLAALLPKKGEPALDPDSILDRFVGYVAANGLSLYPAQEEAILELLAGKHLFLKTPTGSGKSLVATALHFKAMAEGKVSFYTCPIKALVNEKFFALCDAFGAENVGMLTGDASINRDAPIICCTAEILSNLALRDAGAKVDYVVMDEFHYYSDRDRGVAWQIPLIALPQVTFLLMSATLGPTHIIEESLQRLTGREVATVRSAQRPVPLDFDYRESALHETIEDLIARKKYPIYLVNFTQRAAAEQAQNLMSVDFSTKEEKEAIRLALMEAPFDTPYGKDFQRFLRHGIGMHHAGLLPKYRLLVEKLAQGGHLKVISGTDTLGVGVNIPIRTVLFTQLFKFNGEKLATLSVRDFQQIAGRAGRKGFDNEGSVVAQAPEYIVENVKQAAKEAAGKKKAPKQKPPQKNFVQYDKNTFERLQTGMPEPLESRFAVSHGMILNLLQSDHVRGTGGYHRLVQLIQRCHDSDFLKRRHLKEAARDFRTLRGAGIVEVLRGEGGSGATVKVAQELQHDFSLNHTLSLYLLETLELLDPTTETYALDVVTLVESILENPEVVLYAQLHQLKGEKIQEMKAQGVEYDDRMEQLEKLEWPKPNRDFIYGTFNAFARKHPWVGEENIRPKAVVRDMFERFMSFHDYVREYGLQRSEGVLLRYVSDVYKTLAQTVPERFRTEEVEDIIDHLRATIRQVDSSLVDEWERMRNPDAVVEAKPAVELKPKELTEDPRAFAARVREELHRLLRALGQKRYTDALTLLDNPLGEWTAPKLEQAMVPYHEEHKVVVLTPQARKPANTFLKETGPRLWEVQQRIMDPEGHGDWMLDCEIDLRDRRLDEGAILILRRIGP; encoded by the coding sequence ATGGCCACCCCTGAATCCCAAGCGCCGCTCGCAGCCCTGCTCCCGAAGAAGGGAGAGCCCGCGCTCGACCCGGACAGCATCCTGGACCGTTTCGTCGGCTATGTCGCGGCGAACGGGCTCAGCCTCTACCCCGCCCAGGAGGAAGCCATCCTGGAGCTGCTCGCGGGCAAGCACCTGTTCCTCAAGACGCCCACCGGCTCCGGCAAGTCGCTGGTCGCCACCGCCCTCCACTTCAAGGCCATGGCCGAGGGCAAGGTCTCCTTCTACACGTGCCCCATCAAGGCGCTGGTGAACGAGAAGTTCTTCGCGCTCTGTGACGCCTTCGGCGCGGAGAACGTGGGCATGCTCACCGGCGACGCGAGCATCAACCGCGACGCGCCCATCATCTGCTGCACCGCCGAAATCCTCTCCAACCTCGCGCTGCGCGACGCGGGGGCGAAGGTGGACTACGTCGTCATGGACGAGTTCCACTACTACTCGGACCGCGACCGCGGCGTGGCCTGGCAGATTCCGCTCATCGCGCTGCCGCAGGTGACGTTCCTGCTGATGTCGGCGACGCTGGGCCCCACGCACATCATCGAGGAGAGCCTGCAGCGGCTCACCGGCCGCGAGGTCGCCACGGTGAGGAGCGCGCAGCGCCCGGTGCCGCTGGACTTCGACTACCGCGAGTCCGCGCTGCACGAGACGATTGAGGACCTCATCGCGCGCAAGAAGTACCCCATCTACCTGGTGAACTTCACGCAGCGCGCCGCCGCCGAGCAGGCGCAGAACCTCATGAGCGTGGACTTCTCCACCAAGGAGGAGAAGGAGGCCATCCGCCTGGCGCTGATGGAGGCGCCCTTCGACACGCCCTACGGCAAGGACTTCCAGCGCTTCCTGCGCCACGGCATCGGCATGCACCACGCGGGGCTGCTGCCGAAGTACCGCCTCCTGGTGGAGAAGCTGGCGCAGGGCGGGCACCTGAAGGTCATCAGCGGCACGGACACGCTGGGCGTGGGCGTGAACATCCCCATCCGCACGGTGCTCTTCACGCAGCTGTTCAAGTTCAACGGCGAGAAGCTGGCGACCCTGAGCGTGCGCGACTTCCAGCAGATCGCCGGGCGCGCGGGCCGCAAGGGCTTCGACAACGAGGGCAGCGTCGTCGCGCAGGCGCCCGAGTACATCGTCGAGAACGTCAAGCAGGCGGCGAAGGAGGCGGCGGGCAAGAAGAAGGCGCCCAAGCAGAAGCCTCCGCAGAAGAACTTCGTGCAGTACGACAAGAACACCTTCGAGCGGCTGCAGACGGGCATGCCGGAGCCGCTGGAGTCACGCTTCGCGGTGTCGCACGGAATGATCCTCAACCTGCTCCAGAGCGACCACGTCCGCGGCACGGGGGGCTACCACCGGCTGGTGCAGCTCATCCAGCGGTGCCACGACTCGGACTTCCTGAAGCGCAGGCACCTGAAGGAGGCGGCGCGGGACTTCCGCACGCTGCGCGGCGCGGGAATCGTGGAGGTGCTGCGCGGGGAGGGCGGCTCGGGGGCCACGGTGAAGGTGGCGCAGGAGCTCCAGCACGACTTCAGCCTCAACCACACGTTGTCGCTGTACCTGCTGGAGACGCTGGAGTTGTTGGACCCGACCACGGAGACGTACGCGCTGGACGTGGTGACGCTGGTGGAGTCCATCCTGGAGAACCCGGAGGTGGTGCTCTACGCGCAGCTGCACCAGCTCAAGGGCGAGAAGATTCAAGAGATGAAGGCGCAGGGCGTCGAGTACGACGACCGCATGGAGCAGTTGGAGAAGCTGGAGTGGCCCAAGCCGAACCGGGACTTCATCTACGGCACGTTCAACGCCTTCGCGCGCAAGCACCCGTGGGTGGGCGAGGAGAACATCCGTCCCAAGGCGGTGGTGCGGGACATGTTCGAGCGCTTCATGTCCTTCCACGACTACGTGCGTGAGTACGGGCTGCAGCGCAGCGAGGGCGTGCTGCTGCGCTACGTCAGCGACGTGTACAAGACGCTGGCGCAGACGGTGCCGGAGCGCTTCCGCACGGAGGAGGTGGAGGACATCATCGACCACCTGCGCGCGACGATTCGTCAGGTGGACTCGAGCCTGGTGGACGAGTGGGAGCGCATGCGCAACCCGGACGCCGTGGTCGAGGCGAAGCCGGCGGTGGAGCTCAAGCCGAAGGAGCTCACCGAGGACCCGCGCGCCTTCGCGGCCCGCGTGCGCGAGGAGCTGCACCGGCTGCTGCGCGCGCTGGGACAGAAGCGCTACACGGACGCGCTGACGCTCTTGGACAACCCGCTGGGCGAGTGGACGGCGCCGAAGCTGGAGCAGGCGATGGTGCCGTACCACGAGGAGCACAAGGTGGTGGTGCTCACGCCCCAGGCTCGCAAGCCGGCCAACACGTTCCTGAAGGAGACGGGCCCCCGGCTCTGGGAGGTGCAGCAGCGCATCATGGACCCCGAGGGACATGGGGACTGGATGCTCGACTGCGAGATTGACTTGCGCGACCGGCGCCTGGACGAGGGAGCCATCCTCATCCTGCGGCGCATCGGTCCGTAG
- a CDS encoding galactose oxidase-like domain-containing protein, translated as MLSVWVSVAVAQAQSTDPAVVGQWTPVKKWPYSAVHTHVLPTGKVMFFSEFADGDNPYLWDPATDALTALPKAGFNIFCSGHAFMADGRLFVAGGHIMDDSGLPYASIFDPFKLTWTRLPNMNAGRWYPTVTTLPNGDMLVIGGAKEDRTKNLIPQVWQTSKGSWRTLTGASLELMYYPWMFVMPSGKTLMAGYWRPARYLDTDGVGAWTTGPRTTYTASRNYGSAVMYDEGKVLITGGDNPPTNNVEVLDLNATKPAWRPIAPMRYVRRQHNSTMLPDGTVLVTGGHGGPGTDNPNYPRLETELWDPVTETWSLLAPLGTYRGYHSTTVLLPDGRLLSAGSRNVKTMQVYSPPYLFKGPRPTIASAPAAISYGETFRVNTPDAANITMASWVRLGSVTHAFDENQRFMKLRFTASGGGLNIVAPANANVAPPGHYMLFLLNGRKVPSVAKIIRIGGDGTTPPPTDPPPNTGFTAVAFGAEWKYDDRNVDPGPTWKAATFNDSAWKKGLAQLGYGEADERTVLTKTTPAQPTVYFRKKFTLHGMVEQATLKVIHDDGVAVFLNGTQVFNSLIPNPAHAAYAQGASPDNHLSQTTIPGMRFEMGENTLAVMVKQANATSSDLSFDLELKVTTDGMQHDALFLESPNGGETLRPGQLQTVQWMTHGAGVDTVDVQFSQDNGASWSAVAAGVPNIGFYDWKVPRMETAQGVLRIKDAARPDIEDKTDLPFTITATPRFKAIAFGEYWKLDDRNVSPGAQWTSLGFNDSAWRQGPARLGYGDGDEHTVLTKTNPVQPSVYFRKKLTLDEAIRTAHLQVLHDDGVAVWVNGRLVFSRYMDNGMEHGAFASGVVKDAVSSTLSFDGSVFVEGENIIAVMVKQANAESSDVAFDLELDLEAR; from the coding sequence TTGCTTTCCGTCTGGGTTTCGGTCGCGGTCGCCCAGGCCCAGTCCACGGACCCGGCCGTCGTCGGCCAATGGACGCCCGTCAAGAAGTGGCCCTACTCCGCCGTCCACACCCACGTGCTGCCCACCGGGAAGGTGATGTTCTTCTCCGAGTTCGCGGACGGCGACAATCCCTATCTCTGGGACCCCGCCACCGACGCGCTCACCGCCCTGCCCAAGGCGGGCTTCAACATCTTCTGTTCTGGCCACGCCTTCATGGCGGACGGGCGGCTCTTCGTCGCCGGCGGCCACATCATGGATGACTCGGGCCTTCCGTACGCCTCCATCTTCGACCCCTTCAAGCTCACCTGGACGCGGCTGCCCAACATGAACGCGGGCCGCTGGTACCCCACCGTCACCACCCTGCCCAACGGCGACATGCTGGTGATTGGCGGCGCCAAGGAGGACCGCACCAAGAACCTGATTCCCCAGGTGTGGCAGACCTCAAAGGGCTCCTGGAGGACGCTCACCGGCGCGAGCCTGGAGCTGATGTACTACCCGTGGATGTTCGTCATGCCCTCGGGCAAGACGCTCATGGCCGGCTACTGGAGGCCCGCGCGCTACCTGGACACGGACGGCGTGGGCGCGTGGACCACCGGGCCGCGTACGACCTACACCGCCAGCCGCAACTACGGCAGCGCGGTGATGTACGACGAGGGCAAGGTGCTCATCACCGGCGGCGACAACCCGCCCACCAACAACGTGGAGGTGCTGGACCTCAACGCCACCAAGCCCGCGTGGCGCCCCATCGCCCCCATGCGCTACGTGCGCCGCCAGCACAACAGCACCATGCTCCCGGACGGGACGGTGCTCGTCACCGGCGGCCACGGTGGCCCCGGCACGGACAACCCCAACTACCCCCGGCTGGAGACGGAGCTGTGGGACCCCGTCACGGAGACCTGGTCGCTGCTCGCCCCGCTGGGGACCTATCGCGGCTACCACTCCACCACCGTGCTCCTGCCGGACGGGCGGCTGTTGTCCGCCGGCAGCCGCAACGTGAAGACGATGCAGGTCTACTCGCCGCCCTACTTGTTCAAGGGCCCGCGGCCCACCATCGCCTCCGCGCCCGCGGCCATCAGCTATGGGGAGACCTTCCGCGTCAACACGCCGGACGCGGCCAACATCACCATGGCGTCCTGGGTGCGCCTGGGCTCCGTCACGCACGCGTTCGACGAGAACCAGCGCTTCATGAAGCTGCGCTTCACCGCGAGCGGCGGTGGGCTCAACATCGTCGCGCCTGCCAACGCCAACGTGGCGCCGCCGGGGCACTACATGCTGTTCCTGCTCAACGGGCGCAAGGTGCCGTCCGTCGCGAAGATCATCCGCATCGGCGGGGATGGCACCACGCCGCCGCCCACGGACCCGCCGCCGAACACGGGCTTCACCGCCGTGGCCTTCGGCGCCGAGTGGAAGTACGACGACCGCAACGTCGACCCGGGCCCGACGTGGAAGGCCGCGACGTTCAACGACAGCGCATGGAAGAAGGGCCTGGCCCAGCTCGGCTATGGCGAGGCGGACGAGCGCACGGTGCTGACGAAGACGACGCCCGCGCAGCCGACGGTGTACTTCCGCAAGAAGTTCACCCTCCACGGCATGGTGGAGCAGGCCACGCTCAAGGTGATTCACGATGACGGCGTGGCGGTGTTCCTCAACGGCACCCAGGTGTTCAACAGCCTGATTCCCAACCCCGCGCACGCGGCCTACGCCCAGGGCGCCAGCCCCGACAACCACCTGAGCCAGACCACCATCCCCGGCATGCGCTTCGAGATGGGTGAGAACACGCTGGCCGTCATGGTGAAGCAGGCGAACGCCACCTCCAGTGACTTGTCGTTCGACCTGGAGCTGAAGGTGACGACGGACGGCATGCAGCACGACGCCCTCTTCCTGGAGAGCCCCAACGGGGGTGAGACGCTGCGCCCGGGCCAGTTGCAGACGGTGCAGTGGATGACGCACGGCGCGGGCGTCGACACCGTCGACGTGCAGTTCTCCCAGGACAACGGCGCCAGTTGGAGCGCCGTGGCGGCGGGCGTGCCGAACATCGGGTTCTATGACTGGAAGGTGCCGCGCATGGAGACGGCGCAGGGCGTGCTGCGCATCAAGGACGCCGCGCGGCCGGACATCGAGGACAAGACGGACCTGCCGTTCACCATCACCGCCACGCCCCGGTTCAAGGCCATCGCCTTCGGGGAGTACTGGAAGCTCGACGACCGCAACGTGAGCCCTGGCGCGCAGTGGACGTCGCTGGGCTTCAACGACAGCGCGTGGCGGCAGGGTCCCGCGCGGCTCGGCTATGGCGACGGGGACGAGCACACGGTGCTCACCAAGACGAACCCCGTGCAGCCGAGCGTGTACTTCCGCAAGAAGCTCACCCTGGACGAGGCCATCCGCACCGCGCACCTCCAGGTCCTCCATGATGACGGCGTGGCCGTCTGGGTGAACGGGCGGCTCGTCTTCTCGCGCTACATGGACAACGGGATGGAGCACGGCGCCTTCGCCAGCGGCGTGGTGAAGGACGCGGTCTCGAGCACCCTCAGCTTCGACGGCTCCGTCTTCGTCGAGGGGGAGAACATCATCGCGGTGATGGTGAAGCAGGCCAACGCGGAGTCGAGCGACGTGGCCTTCGACCTCGAGCTGGACCTCGAGGCCCGCTGA
- a CDS encoding SDR family NAD(P)-dependent oxidoreductase: MSTQGSSASTHHKVWFITGASSGLGRALVEEVLRRGDSVVAAARQPQVLAELASSAPGRLRLVELDVTQPEKVRDALTTAISRFGHIDVLVNNAGFSILGAIEETSDQDLRATMELMFFAAVTTTREVLPHMRARGSGTIVQVSSVAGLSSAPGFGAYCAAKHALEGMSESLAQEVKPLGIRVLVVEPGTFRTSLFGASFRHMPAMDAYEGTVGQLRTWVRQTDGKQGGDPVKAAQVMADVIARPSAELPLRLPLGGDAVEQIRSKLSLVATDIDRMEVLACSTAFDAKP, from the coding sequence ATGAGCACTCAAGGTTCTTCAGCGTCCACCCACCACAAGGTCTGGTTCATCACGGGAGCGTCCTCGGGACTGGGGCGCGCGCTCGTCGAGGAGGTGCTGCGGCGTGGCGACAGCGTGGTCGCCGCCGCGCGACAACCGCAGGTCCTCGCGGAGCTGGCCTCGTCGGCGCCAGGACGTCTGCGCCTCGTCGAGCTGGACGTGACGCAGCCCGAGAAGGTGCGCGACGCCCTGACGACCGCCATCTCCCGCTTCGGGCACATCGACGTGCTGGTCAACAACGCGGGCTTCAGCATCCTCGGCGCCATCGAGGAGACGAGCGACCAGGACCTGCGGGCGACGATGGAGTTGATGTTCTTCGCCGCCGTCACCACCACGCGCGAGGTGCTGCCTCACATGCGAGCGCGGGGCTCGGGCACCATCGTGCAGGTCTCGAGTGTCGCGGGGCTCTCCTCCGCGCCGGGCTTCGGTGCGTACTGCGCCGCGAAGCACGCGCTGGAAGGGATGTCCGAGAGCCTCGCGCAGGAGGTGAAGCCGCTGGGGATTCGCGTGCTGGTGGTGGAGCCGGGCACGTTCCGCACCTCGCTGTTCGGCGCTTCGTTCCGGCACATGCCCGCGATGGACGCCTATGAGGGAACGGTGGGGCAGTTGCGCACGTGGGTGCGCCAGACGGATGGCAAACAGGGCGGGGACCCCGTGAAGGCCGCGCAGGTCATGGCGGACGTCATCGCGCGGCCGAGCGCGGAACTTCCGTTGCGGCTGCCGTTGGGCGGCGACGCGGTCGAACAGATTCGATCCAAGCTGTCCCTCGTCGCCACCGATATCGACCGGATGGAGGTCCTCGCCTGCTCGACAGCCTTCGATGCGAAGCCTTAG
- a CDS encoding phosphoenolpyruvate carboxylase, whose protein sequence is MARVRAVDQPLRRDVRLLGRLLGEVLVEQEGQDLFDLEEEVRRLAIQRRRGPVAGRRASAAELAERLKRLPLERTEPVLRAFSVYFQLVNLAEQHHRIRRARAYSSAESTTPQRGSLEATMLSLKDAGISATRVREALRQMHVTLTLTAHPTQAVRRTLLEKLYRMASLLEERDRCELTPRESAANVESLREEITTVWQTDELRRERPTVGDEVKNALWYVEEVIAEQISELPELLDWAFERAYGEPLGQVDTPVRVHSWVGGDMDGNPLVTPEVFADTLRAHRARGLRLLTQGLERLGGMLSQSERHAKPSAELVASLERDAKELPEAEQRLGPRTIGEPWRRKLRFMEERLNQALRHVLAQRTGDAGPMPASAYRTPESLLADLDLLSRSLEEAKAAKSGLRQVRRMRERVLALGLSLAELEARVPAEDAVSAAASLDAAGPAPSEGGKRLLAVLAKLREAQAEAGEPACRTLILSMASTAEDVLAAFKCLKLTGLWDEKRGCATVDVVPLFEQLGALDGGPDVLRTLFANAEYRKHVDARGFQEVMVGYSDSGKEVGLLAASAALYRAQVALTEAAAQAGVPLRLFHGRGESVARGGGPAQEAILALPPGAVAGGYKATEQGEALDHKYARPELARRTLELILGGVLPHLLDAQPRPTPEDEKTFRATFDTLAETGRKAYRALVWEDPRFLEFFTTATPVEEISALPIGSRPSKRRAGGLESLRAIPWVFAWTQNRAIVPGWYGVGSALEALSKEPGGPALLKRMYRQWPFFKAVIDNVTMVLAKSDMAIAGRYAALAPASTKALWRRIQQEHRRTRRQVKRLTGEGKLLDNNPQLQRAIALRNPYVDPMSFLQVELLRRKRESDCDCDRPLLLSLNGIAAGMRNTG, encoded by the coding sequence ATGGCCCGTGTCCGTGCCGTGGATCAGCCCCTGCGTCGTGATGTCCGCCTGCTCGGGCGACTGCTGGGAGAGGTGCTCGTCGAACAGGAAGGCCAGGACCTGTTCGACCTGGAAGAAGAGGTCCGTCGGCTCGCCATCCAGCGAAGACGCGGACCCGTGGCGGGAAGACGCGCCTCCGCGGCCGAGCTCGCGGAGAGACTCAAACGTCTCCCGCTGGAGCGCACCGAGCCCGTGCTCCGCGCCTTCTCGGTGTACTTCCAGCTCGTCAACCTCGCGGAACAACACCACCGCATCCGCCGCGCCCGCGCGTACTCCAGCGCCGAGTCCACGACGCCCCAGCGTGGCTCGCTGGAGGCGACGATGCTGTCGCTCAAGGACGCGGGCATCTCCGCCACGCGCGTCCGCGAGGCGCTGCGCCAGATGCACGTGACGCTCACGCTCACCGCGCATCCCACGCAGGCCGTGCGCCGCACGCTGCTCGAGAAGCTCTACCGGATGGCCAGCCTGCTCGAGGAGCGAGACCGGTGCGAGCTGACGCCCCGCGAGAGTGCCGCCAACGTGGAGTCCCTCCGCGAGGAGATCACCACGGTGTGGCAGACCGACGAGCTCCGTCGCGAGCGGCCCACCGTGGGCGACGAGGTGAAGAACGCCCTCTGGTATGTCGAGGAGGTCATCGCCGAGCAAATCTCCGAGCTGCCCGAGCTGCTCGACTGGGCCTTCGAGCGCGCCTACGGAGAGCCCCTCGGCCAGGTGGACACGCCGGTGCGCGTCCACTCGTGGGTCGGCGGGGACATGGATGGCAACCCGCTCGTCACGCCAGAAGTCTTCGCGGACACGCTGCGCGCCCACCGTGCACGAGGGCTGCGCCTGTTGACCCAAGGCCTGGAGCGCCTGGGCGGAATGCTCTCGCAGTCGGAGCGCCACGCGAAGCCGTCGGCGGAGCTCGTCGCCTCCCTGGAGCGTGACGCGAAGGAGCTCCCCGAGGCCGAGCAGCGCCTGGGGCCGCGCACCATCGGCGAGCCCTGGCGTCGCAAGCTGCGCTTCATGGAGGAGCGGCTGAACCAGGCCCTTCGCCACGTGCTGGCCCAGCGCACCGGTGACGCGGGCCCCATGCCGGCGAGCGCCTATCGCACGCCCGAGTCCCTGCTCGCCGACCTGGACCTGTTGTCCCGCTCACTCGAGGAGGCCAAGGCCGCGAAGTCCGGCCTGCGTCAGGTGCGCCGCATGCGCGAGCGTGTCCTCGCGCTGGGCCTGTCCCTGGCCGAGCTGGAGGCGCGCGTGCCCGCGGAGGACGCGGTGAGCGCGGCGGCCTCGTTGGACGCGGCAGGCCCCGCTCCGTCCGAGGGCGGCAAGCGTCTGCTCGCGGTGCTGGCGAAGCTGCGCGAGGCGCAGGCCGAGGCCGGTGAGCCCGCCTGTCGCACGCTCATCCTCAGCATGGCCAGCACGGCCGAGGATGTCCTCGCGGCCTTCAAGTGCCTCAAGCTCACCGGCCTGTGGGACGAGAAGCGCGGCTGCGCCACCGTGGACGTCGTCCCGCTCTTCGAGCAGCTCGGCGCGCTCGACGGTGGACCCGACGTGCTGCGCACGCTCTTCGCCAACGCCGAGTACCGCAAGCACGTCGACGCGCGCGGCTTCCAGGAGGTGATGGTCGGCTACAGCGACTCGGGCAAGGAGGTGGGACTGCTGGCCGCCAGCGCCGCGCTCTATCGCGCCCAGGTCGCGCTCACCGAGGCGGCCGCCCAAGCAGGTGTCCCCCTGCGTCTGTTCCATGGTCGCGGCGAGTCCGTGGCCCGCGGTGGTGGCCCCGCCCAGGAGGCCATCCTCGCGCTGCCTCCCGGCGCCGTGGCCGGTGGCTACAAGGCGACGGAGCAGGGTGAAGCCCTGGACCACAAGTACGCGCGGCCGGAGCTGGCGCGCCGCACGCTGGAGCTCATCCTGGGCGGCGTGCTGCCCCACCTGCTCGACGCGCAGCCTCGGCCGACCCCGGAGGACGAGAAGACCTTCCGCGCCACGTTCGACACGCTGGCCGAGACGGGGCGCAAGGCCTACCGCGCGCTCGTGTGGGAGGACCCTCGCTTCCTCGAGTTCTTCACCACGGCGACGCCCGTGGAGGAGATCTCCGCGCTGCCCATCGGCTCGCGGCCCAGCAAGCGCAGGGCCGGAGGGCTCGAGTCGCTGCGCGCCATTCCGTGGGTGTTCGCCTGGACACAGAACCGGGCCATCGTGCCGGGCTGGTACGGCGTGGGCTCCGCGCTGGAGGCTCTCTCGAAGGAGCCAGGTGGGCCCGCGCTGCTCAAGCGCATGTACCGCCAGTGGCCCTTCTTCAAGGCCGTCATCGACAACGTCACCATGGTGCTGGCCAAGTCGGACATGGCCATCGCCGGGCGCTACGCGGCGCTCGCCCCCGCGTCCACGAAGGCCCTGTGGCGGCGAATCCAGCAGGAGCACCGGCGCACGCGGCGCCAGGTGAAGCGGCTGACGGGGGAGGGGAAGCTGCTCGACAACAACCCCCAGCTCCAGCGCGCCATCGCCCTGCGCAACCCGTACGTGGACCCGATGTCCTTCCTCCAGGTGGAGCTGTTGCGCCGCAAGCGTGAGAGCGACTGCGACTGCGACAGGCCGCTCCTGCTCTCGCTCAACGGCATCGCGGCCGGCATGCGCAACACCGGTTAG
- a CDS encoding LysR substrate-binding domain-containing protein produces the protein MRDDYSGLNALAAVADKRSFTAAAAQLSVTPSALSQSIRALEERVGVRLLQRTTRSVGLTEAGERFLAQLRPAMASIRAAFESLDAVRGRPSGTLRLNVPRLAIATVLDSILGDFLAANPELELDIVVDDGITHIVEHGFDAGIRLGETLDKDVVALRLTNDLRMTVVGSPAYLSARGRPKHPRDLHAHDCINYRHLRSGAVYRWEFSDKGRDLTVAVKGRLVVNDNALMVRGALDGVGLAYVMEHTIERELADKRLVRVLSNHCPPFPGLFLYYPSRTQLPLKLRALVDFLRARRLRTRTP, from the coding sequence ATGCGAGACGACTACTCGGGGCTGAACGCGCTGGCGGCGGTGGCGGACAAGCGCAGCTTCACGGCCGCGGCGGCCCAGTTGAGCGTGACGCCGTCGGCGCTCAGCCAGAGCATCCGGGCGCTCGAGGAGCGGGTGGGCGTTCGACTGCTCCAGCGCACGACGAGGAGCGTGGGTCTGACAGAGGCAGGCGAGCGTTTCCTCGCGCAGCTCAGGCCCGCGATGGCGAGCATCCGCGCCGCCTTCGAGTCACTCGACGCGGTGCGCGGACGACCCTCCGGCACGTTGCGACTGAATGTGCCTCGGTTGGCCATCGCGACGGTGCTCGATTCCATCCTGGGAGACTTCCTCGCCGCCAATCCGGAGCTCGAGCTCGACATCGTCGTCGACGACGGAATCACCCACATCGTGGAGCACGGGTTCGACGCGGGCATCCGACTCGGCGAGACGCTCGACAAGGACGTCGTGGCCCTGCGGCTCACCAACGACCTGCGGATGACGGTGGTCGGCTCACCCGCGTATCTGAGCGCACGCGGACGGCCGAAGCATCCCAGAGACCTGCACGCGCACGACTGCATCAACTACCGTCACCTCAGGAGTGGCGCCGTGTACCGCTGGGAGTTCAGCGACAAGGGGCGAGACCTCACCGTCGCCGTGAAGGGCCGGCTCGTCGTCAACGACAACGCGCTGATGGTTCGTGGAGCGCTCGATGGCGTGGGGCTCGCGTACGTCATGGAGCACACCATCGAGCGGGAACTGGCCGACAAGCGCCTCGTCCGGGTGCTCTCCAACCACTGTCCCCCCTTCCCCGGCCTCTTCCTCTACTACCCGAGTCGGACCCAGCTCCCCCTCAAGCTGCGCGCGCTCGTCGACTTCCTGCGCGCCCGGCGCTTGAGAACGAGAACCCCATGA